From one Flavobacteriales bacterium genomic stretch:
- a CDS encoding transketolase, with protein MHPIPAVAESASVSVAELQRIASQVRRDIVRQVHACQSGHPGGSLGCADFFTALYFSILRHDPAAWSMDGHGQDLFFLSNGHISPVWYSVLARSGYFPVSELATFRRINGRLQGHPTTHEGLPGVRMASGSLGQGLSVGIGAALAKKLNHDDALVYTLHGDGELQEGQIWEAAMYAAGKKVDNLIATVDWNGRQIDGDVDEVMPLGDLRAKWQAFGWEVIETEGNDMARLLADMAEAKQRTGHGKPVMVLMRTEMGQGVDFMMHSHAWHGIAPNDAQLASALAQLEETLGDY; from the coding sequence ATGCACCCCATTCCTGCTGTGGCCGAATCCGCCAGCGTTTCCGTCGCCGAGCTCCAGCGCATCGCATCACAGGTGCGCCGCGATATCGTCCGGCAGGTGCATGCCTGCCAGAGCGGACACCCTGGAGGCTCATTGGGCTGCGCCGACTTCTTCACGGCACTCTACTTCAGCATCCTGCGCCACGACCCCGCCGCATGGAGCATGGACGGCCACGGCCAGGACCTGTTCTTCCTGAGCAATGGGCATATCAGCCCGGTCTGGTACAGCGTGCTGGCGCGGAGCGGATATTTCCCCGTGAGCGAGCTGGCCACCTTCCGAAGGATCAACGGCCGCTTGCAGGGGCACCCCACCACGCACGAAGGCCTGCCCGGCGTGCGCATGGCCAGCGGGTCGCTGGGTCAGGGCCTCAGCGTGGGCATCGGCGCGGCCCTGGCGAAGAAGCTCAACCACGACGATGCGCTCGTGTACACCCTGCACGGCGATGGCGAATTGCAGGAGGGCCAGATCTGGGAAGCCGCCATGTACGCGGCTGGGAAAAAGGTCGATAACCTGATCGCTACGGTTGATTGGAACGGACGCCAGATCGATGGTGACGTGGACGAGGTGATGCCCTTGGGTGACCTTCGCGCGAAGTGGCAGGCCTTCGGTTGGGAGGTGATCGAGACCGAGGGCAACGACATGGCCCGGCTGCTTGCGGACATGGCCGAGGCCAAGCAGCGCACCGGACATGGCAAGCCGGTGATGGTGCTGATGCGCACCGAGATGGGCCAGGGCGTCGATTTCATGATGCACAGCCACGCCTGGCATGGCATCGCCCCGAATGATGCGCAGCTCGCCAGCGCACTGGCCCAGCTCGAAGAGACCTTGGGTGATTATTGA
- a CDS encoding VWA domain-containing protein, with the protein MPAPRGMQHPTRMRRDGMGLAGAPTMRATHSSHGILLFAALAIAGLLFAHPARLIAQQAAPQPPLTRMLFVFDASNSMNAFWGNQPKINTARELLLSSLKRLEGQPDLELALRLYGHQTPIAPGKQDCDDTRLEVPFTDNSIPDIRKKLLATRCLGTTPIARSLEKAAQDFPEADKSKGARPVRNVIILITDGIEACDEDPCAVSRALQAKGIVLKPFVIGVGLTEMDKFALQCVGNYYDASTPELFAHVLDVVVTQALNSTTAQISLMTADGKPTETDVAVTLYDQKTGQVRYHIEHTLTEKGLPDTLSIDPIFTYRLVAHTVPASVRENVTVRPGTHTVIAVDAGMGTLNLRMGTGPADASQVSCIVRRKGETGTLIALPMGTSQRLRTGAYDLEVLTLPRTLINDAAIEQGKPTDIVVPKPGVLNIQAQAPGPGSIFLKQGDELAWVADLEPGNARHQLRLQPGSYQVTYRSGFARRTELTLIKDVTIESGRSATINF; encoded by the coding sequence ATGCCAGCTCCCCGCGGAATGCAGCACCCCACGCGAATGCGCCGGGATGGCATGGGCTTGGCCGGAGCGCCCACCATGCGCGCGACCCACAGCTCCCACGGCATCCTCCTTTTTGCCGCCTTGGCCATCGCCGGCCTGCTCTTCGCCCATCCCGCGCGCTTGATCGCGCAACAGGCAGCGCCCCAGCCCCCGCTCACGAGGATGCTCTTCGTATTCGATGCCAGCAACAGCATGAATGCGTTCTGGGGCAACCAGCCCAAGATTAACACGGCGCGCGAACTGCTGCTCTCGAGCCTGAAGCGCCTCGAGGGCCAGCCTGACCTCGAACTTGCGCTTCGCCTCTACGGGCACCAGACACCCATCGCTCCGGGCAAGCAGGATTGCGACGACACGAGGCTCGAAGTGCCCTTCACCGACAACAGCATCCCGGATATCCGCAAGAAGCTGCTGGCCACGCGCTGCCTCGGCACCACGCCCATCGCGCGATCACTGGAGAAGGCCGCTCAGGATTTCCCGGAAGCCGACAAGAGCAAGGGGGCCCGGCCGGTGCGCAACGTGATCATCCTGATCACCGATGGCATCGAGGCCTGCGACGAGGACCCTTGCGCGGTGAGCCGTGCGCTGCAGGCGAAGGGCATCGTGTTGAAGCCCTTCGTGATCGGCGTGGGCCTTACGGAGATGGACAAATTCGCGCTGCAATGCGTGGGCAATTACTACGACGCGAGCACACCGGAGCTCTTCGCCCATGTGCTCGATGTGGTGGTCACGCAAGCATTGAACAGCACCACCGCGCAGATCAGCCTGATGACCGCGGACGGCAAGCCCACCGAGACCGATGTGGCCGTTACGCTCTACGATCAGAAGACCGGGCAGGTGCGCTACCACATCGAGCATACGCTCACGGAGAAAGGCCTGCCGGACACGCTCAGCATCGACCCGATCTTCACCTATCGATTGGTGGCGCACACCGTGCCAGCCTCGGTGCGCGAGAACGTGACCGTGCGGCCCGGAACCCATACCGTGATCGCTGTGGATGCCGGCATGGGAACCTTGAACCTGCGCATGGGCACAGGTCCGGCCGATGCCAGCCAGGTGAGCTGCATCGTGCGCCGCAAAGGCGAGACCGGCACCCTGATCGCGCTGCCGATGGGCACGAGCCAGCGTCTCCGCACAGGTGCCTACGATCTGGAAGTGCTGACCCTTCCACGCACGCTGATCAACGATGCGGCCATTGAGCAGGGCAAGCCCACCGACATCGTGGTGCCCAAGCCCGGCGTGCTGAACATCCAGGCCCAAGCGCCCGGTCCCGGCAGCATATTCCTGAAGCAGGGGGATGAACTTGCCTGGGTGGCTGACCTCGAACCGGGGAATGCGCGCCACCAGCTCCGCTTGCAGCCGGGCAGCTATCAAGTCACCTATCGCAGCGGATTCGCCCGCCGAACGGAGCTCACCTTGATCAAGGACGTCACCATCGAGAGCGGACGCAGCGCCACCATCAATTTCTAG
- a CDS encoding transketolase family protein, with amino-acid sequence MNYPVLDQKDTRSGFGAGLLDLGRSNPQVVALCADLTGSLKMDAFQKEFPDRFFQVGIAEANMMGIAAGLTIGGKIPFTGTFANFSTGRVYDQVRQSIAYAGKNVKICASHAGLTLGEDGATHQILEDIGLMRMLPGMTVIVPADYNQTKQATIAIGAHEGPCYLRFGRPKWPVFIPADLPFEIGRAQKLSEGDDVTLIACGHMVWHALQAAEQLAAEGVKADVINMHTIKPLDADAIIASVARTGCVVSCEEHNRHGGLGESVAQVLALFRPSPQEFVAVNDSFGESGTPGQLLEKYGLMPADIVEAAKRAMARK; translated from the coding sequence ATGAACTACCCCGTGCTCGACCAGAAAGACACCCGTAGCGGATTCGGAGCAGGACTGCTCGATCTGGGCCGCAGCAATCCGCAGGTGGTGGCCTTGTGCGCGGACCTTACCGGGTCCCTGAAGATGGACGCCTTCCAGAAGGAATTCCCCGACCGATTCTTCCAAGTGGGCATCGCCGAAGCCAACATGATGGGCATCGCAGCGGGTCTCACCATCGGCGGCAAGATCCCCTTCACCGGCACCTTCGCGAATTTCAGCACCGGCCGCGTGTACGATCAGGTGAGGCAGAGCATCGCCTACGCCGGCAAGAACGTGAAGATCTGCGCCAGCCATGCGGGGCTCACATTGGGCGAGGACGGTGCCACGCACCAGATCCTGGAGGACATCGGACTGATGCGCATGCTGCCGGGCATGACCGTGATCGTACCGGCCGACTACAACCAGACCAAGCAGGCCACCATCGCCATCGGGGCCCACGAAGGCCCCTGCTACCTGCGCTTCGGCAGGCCCAAATGGCCGGTGTTCATACCGGCCGATCTGCCCTTCGAGATCGGCAGGGCGCAGAAGCTCAGTGAAGGGGACGACGTGACCCTGATCGCCTGCGGGCACATGGTGTGGCACGCCTTGCAGGCCGCAGAGCAGCTCGCCGCAGAAGGGGTGAAGGCTGACGTGATCAATATGCACACGATCAAGCCGCTCGATGCCGATGCCATCATCGCGTCGGTGGCCAGGACGGGCTGCGTGGTGAGCTGCGAAGAGCACAACCGGCACGGCGGGCTGGGCGAATCCGTGGCGCAGGTGCTTGCCTTGTTCCGTCCATCACCGCAGGAATTCGTGGCCGTGAACGACAGCTTCGGGGAGAGCGGGACACCGGGCCAATTGCTGGAGAAGTACGGCCTGATGCCGGCCGACATCGTGGAGGCCGCCAAGCGGGCCATGGCGCGCAAGTGA
- a CDS encoding sigma-70 family RNA polymerase sigma factor codes for MSDSELLALLRTEESRHYGFNLLVRQYQRRLYGFIRRMVTDHDEAQDVLQSTFIKAWQGIDGFRAESQLYSWLYRIAHNECLNHLRKAKRRIFVSNDAVIERLSTNLDSSEHFNGDAIQRKLQLAVMRLPEKQRAVFTMKYFEAMKYEDMSRVTGTSVGALKSSFHIAVKKIEQWLLSDQTKPMSTSSKQPNPDD; via the coding sequence CTGAGCGACAGCGAGCTGCTCGCGCTCCTCCGCACGGAAGAGAGCCGGCACTACGGCTTCAACCTGCTCGTGCGCCAGTACCAGCGCAGGCTCTACGGCTTCATCCGCCGCATGGTCACGGACCACGATGAAGCGCAGGACGTGCTGCAGAGCACCTTCATCAAGGCCTGGCAGGGCATCGATGGCTTCCGCGCCGAATCGCAGCTCTACAGCTGGCTCTACCGGATCGCCCACAACGAATGCCTGAACCACCTGAGGAAGGCGAAGCGCCGGATCTTCGTGAGCAACGATGCCGTAATCGAGCGATTGAGCACCAACTTGGACAGCAGCGAGCATTTCAACGGCGATGCCATCCAACGCAAGCTCCAGCTCGCCGTGATGCGCTTGCCCGAAAAGCAGCGGGCAGTGTTCACCATGAAGTACTTCGAGGCCATGAAGTACGAGGATATGAGCCGCGTGACCGGCACCAGCGTGGGCGCGCTGAAGAGCAGCTTCCACATCGCCGTGAAGAAGATCGAGCAATGGCTCTTGAGCGATCAAACCAAACCGATGTCCACATCGTCGAAGCAACCGAATCCCGATGACTGA
- a CDS encoding aspartate aminotransferase family protein — MDALHPGFLKHLAQTSHSPLALDIVHAEGCWLTARDGTRYLDLVAGLAVNNVGHRHPEVVAAIKTQADRYLHVIPYGEFVQEPQVRFAERLTGLLPSGLDAVYFVNSGTEAIEGALKLAKRATARTRLIGCRKSYHGSTHGSLSLTDNEAKKYRNRPLLPDTDHIAFNDLAELHRIDGRTAAVVVEPIQGDAGVRVPDRVWLSSLRARCTEVGALLIFDEVQTGFGRTGRRFAFEHFDVEPDILVLGKALGGGLAMGAFISSKERMDLLTHDPVLGHITTFGGHPLACASGLAALNVLEHLDLAANAWRKGNLFKQHLKHPLINEVRGLGLMLAVDLGDADLVQGVVKACLRKGVLGFWFLSCPTAFRIAPPLTISEEEVRHGCGVILNALEQAGRLPESSES; from the coding sequence ATGGACGCATTGCATCCCGGCTTCCTGAAGCACCTGGCCCAGACCAGCCATTCACCGTTGGCGCTCGATATCGTCCACGCCGAGGGATGCTGGCTCACCGCGCGCGACGGCACCCGTTACCTCGATCTGGTCGCTGGCCTGGCCGTGAACAACGTCGGGCACCGCCATCCCGAAGTGGTGGCGGCCATCAAGACCCAAGCGGACCGCTACCTGCATGTGATCCCGTACGGCGAGTTCGTGCAGGAGCCACAGGTGCGCTTCGCTGAGCGATTGACCGGGCTCCTGCCGTCAGGCTTGGATGCCGTGTACTTCGTGAACAGCGGAACGGAGGCGATCGAAGGAGCCCTGAAGCTCGCCAAGCGCGCCACGGCCCGCACACGCCTGATCGGCTGCCGCAAGAGCTATCATGGAAGCACCCATGGTTCGCTGAGCCTCACCGACAACGAAGCGAAGAAGTACCGCAACCGTCCCTTGCTGCCTGACACGGACCATATAGCCTTCAACGACCTGGCTGAACTGCACCGCATCGATGGGCGGACCGCCGCTGTGGTGGTTGAGCCCATCCAAGGCGATGCCGGTGTGCGCGTGCCCGACCGCGTGTGGCTGAGCAGCCTGCGTGCGCGCTGCACGGAGGTCGGTGCGCTCCTGATCTTCGATGAAGTGCAGACCGGGTTCGGGCGAACCGGCCGAAGATTCGCATTCGAGCATTTCGATGTGGAGCCGGACATCCTGGTGCTGGGCAAGGCCCTTGGCGGCGGCCTTGCCATGGGTGCATTCATCAGCTCGAAGGAGCGCATGGACCTCCTCACCCACGACCCGGTGCTCGGCCACATCACCACCTTCGGGGGGCATCCCTTAGCGTGCGCGTCAGGCCTAGCCGCCTTGAATGTGCTGGAGCATCTGGATCTGGCCGCGAACGCGTGGCGCAAGGGCAACCTTTTCAAGCAGCACCTTAAGCACCCGTTGATCAACGAAGTGCGCGGTTTGGGCCTGATGCTGGCGGTTGACCTGGGTGATGCGGACCTGGTTCAAGGCGTGGTGAAGGCTTGTCTGCGCAAAGGGGTCCTCGGGTTCTGGTTCCTGAGTTGCCCAACGGCCTTCCGAATCGCGCCTCCGCTTACCATCTCTGAGGAAGAGGTCCGGCATGGCTGTGGGGTGATCCTGAACGCCTTGGAACAAGCGGGGCGATTGCCAGAATCCTCCGAATCTTAA